One window from the genome of Pseudonocardia hierapolitana encodes:
- a CDS encoding helix-turn-helix transcriptional regulator encodes MTLSTPARLLRLLSLLQGRREWAGTELAERLGVTDRTVRRDVGRLRELGYPVVSTTGTAGGYRLTSGEDLPPLLLDDDEAVAIATSLLGTLGDGETAGRALAKLTQVMPGRLRNRVTAVGASVVSVPDHRVARIDPGVLAVLAAAVRDREIVRFAYRRRDDSTTDRRVEPHHVVTTYGLWYLIAFDTRAADWRTFRVDRIDRPESARLRFSPRELPAGDPAEHVRQAIASTPYRYTVRATVPAPAEVVRARLPMSILARIQPIDETSCTVALGADSLDRLVRDVVTLGPGTRLDASPEVLAHLRDVGRWLLDQR; translated from the coding sequence GTGACCCTCTCCACCCCGGCGCGCCTGCTGCGCCTGCTCAGCCTGTTGCAGGGCAGGCGGGAGTGGGCGGGCACCGAGCTGGCCGAGCGACTCGGGGTGACCGACCGGACGGTGCGCCGCGACGTCGGCAGGCTGCGCGAGCTGGGCTACCCGGTCGTGAGCACCACCGGAACCGCGGGTGGTTACCGGCTCACCTCCGGCGAGGACCTGCCCCCTCTCCTGCTCGACGACGACGAGGCAGTCGCGATCGCCACGAGCCTGCTCGGCACGCTTGGCGACGGGGAGACGGCGGGCCGCGCGCTCGCCAAGCTCACGCAGGTGATGCCGGGCCGGCTGCGCAACAGGGTCACCGCCGTCGGCGCCTCGGTGGTGTCGGTGCCCGACCACCGCGTCGCGCGGATCGACCCGGGTGTGCTCGCGGTGCTGGCCGCCGCCGTGCGCGACCGCGAGATCGTCCGGTTCGCCTACCGCCGCCGCGACGACAGCACGACCGACCGCCGCGTGGAACCGCACCACGTGGTGACGACGTACGGGCTCTGGTACCTGATCGCCTTCGACACCCGGGCAGCCGACTGGCGGACGTTCCGGGTGGACCGCATCGACCGCCCCGAGTCGGCGCGCCTGCGGTTCAGCCCCCGCGAGCTACCTGCGGGCGACCCAGCCGAGCACGTGCGGCAGGCGATCGCCTCGACGCCCTACCGCTACACCGTCCGCGCCACCGTCCCTGCGCCTGCGGAGGTCGTGCGGGCCCGGTTGCCGATGTCGATCCTCGCCCGGATCCAGCCGATCGACGAGACCTCGTGCACCGTGGCCCTGGGTGCCGACTCGCTCGATCGGCTCGTGCGCGACGTCGTCACGCTCGGCCCCGGCACCCGGCTCGACGCCTCCCCCGAGGTGCTGGCCCACCTGCGGGACGTGGGCCGCTGGCTCCTCGACCAGCGCTAG
- a CDS encoding ferredoxin reductase family protein translates to MAVRSQSARTGLSPAVAAQVVLGAGFLAHLVVVEVLFAGAGAGKNSVLTVAKFFALHAASIMMLQLVLVARLPWLDRRIGMDRLTVWHRWTGFTLAWTVLTHATLVVLGYAVLYSMPVTATFLSLAGVIASLLGMCAAAIILAMAVASLRYARRRMRYETWHALHIGLYLAVLLALIHQGLEGTTFASSPAARAYWWTVWTLVLLAFLTGRIVLPIWRNAHHRFRVAAVEPESDDVVSVYVTGRHLHRLDARAGQFFIWRFPTHNGWWQANPFSLSAAPDGRTLRLTAKAVGTTSAGLRRLPVGAPAFLEGPYGAFTALHRTREATLLIAGGVGITPIRAMLEESTGPAVVLYRVHSMDDAVLLRELQWLAGERGAQLHVLAGRTGSGNPPFAPFEPANLRGLVPDIADRDVYVCGPPAMTDAVLRSLRELGVPRGQVHAERFSLA, encoded by the coding sequence GTGGCAGTTCGGAGCCAGAGCGCGCGCACGGGCCTGTCCCCTGCCGTGGCGGCGCAGGTCGTGCTCGGCGCCGGCTTCCTGGCCCACCTCGTGGTCGTGGAGGTGCTCTTCGCCGGCGCAGGCGCGGGCAAGAACTCGGTGCTGACCGTCGCCAAGTTCTTCGCGCTGCACGCCGCCTCGATCATGATGTTGCAGCTCGTGCTGGTGGCGCGGCTGCCGTGGCTCGACCGCCGCATCGGCATGGACCGGCTCACCGTCTGGCACCGCTGGACCGGCTTCACCCTCGCCTGGACCGTGCTCACGCACGCCACGCTCGTGGTGCTCGGCTACGCCGTCCTCTACTCGATGCCGGTCACCGCGACCTTCCTCAGCCTCGCCGGGGTGATCGCCTCCCTGCTCGGGATGTGCGCCGCCGCCATCATCCTCGCGATGGCCGTGGCCTCCCTGCGCTACGCCCGCAGGCGGATGCGGTACGAGACCTGGCACGCCCTCCACATCGGCCTCTACCTCGCCGTCCTGCTCGCCCTGATCCACCAGGGCCTCGAGGGCACGACGTTCGCGTCCTCCCCTGCCGCGCGCGCGTACTGGTGGACGGTGTGGACGCTCGTGCTGCTCGCGTTCCTGACCGGCCGGATCGTCCTGCCGATCTGGCGCAACGCCCACCACCGGTTCCGGGTGGCCGCGGTCGAGCCGGAGTCCGACGACGTCGTCTCCGTCTACGTCACCGGGCGTCACCTCCACCGCCTCGACGCCCGGGCGGGGCAGTTCTTCATCTGGCGCTTCCCGACGCACAACGGCTGGTGGCAGGCCAACCCGTTCTCGCTGTCCGCGGCGCCCGACGGTCGCACGCTGCGGCTCACCGCCAAGGCCGTCGGCACGACGAGCGCCGGGCTGCGCCGGCTGCCGGTCGGCGCCCCCGCCTTCCTCGAAGGCCCCTACGGTGCGTTCACCGCCCTGCACCGCACCCGGGAAGCCACCCTCCTCATCGCAGGCGGCGTCGGGATCACCCCGATCCGCGCGATGCTGGAGGAGTCGACGGGGCCGGCCGTCGTCCTCTACCGGGTGCACAGCATGGACGACGCCGTGCTGCTCCGCGAACTGCAGTGGCTCGCGGGCGAGCGGGGCGCGCAGCTGCACGTGCTGGCCGGGCGGACCGGATCCGGGAACCCGCCCTTCGCGCCGTTCGAGCCGGCGAACCTCCGCGGGCTCGTACCGGACATCGCGGATCGGGACGTGTACGTCTGCGGCCCGCCCGCCATGACCGATGCGGTGCTGCGCAGCCTCCGCGAGCTGGGCGTCCCCCGCGGCCAGGTACACGCGGAGCGGTTCAGCCTCGCGTGA